ATAAATCCGCAGCTTTTTTCCAGATATCAGGACGGTAGATGTCTTTTATCGTCTCACCATACCAATCCGCCGATTTCTTTTCAGGAATCTGTCCCCATCTCCGCATTTGGGTCAAGAACCAAATCCCGTCAGAGTAAAAAGGATAGGTAGCATTGTACTTGTAGAATACGTTAAAATCTGGCATCTCTCGCTTGTCGCCTTTTTCAAATTCAAACGTTCCTGTCATGGAGTTCGCCAGTACTTCCTCTGGCGCGCCCACGTATTGGGACATGGATAAAATCTTTACTGCCTCCGCTCTATTCGATGGCTCGTCTAACCATTTCCCTGCGCGAATAAGAGCTTTGGTCACTGCAATAGCGGTATTAGGGTTGTCATCTACAAATTTCTTCGTCATTACAAATACCTTTTCCGGATTGTTTTTCCAGATATCGTAGTTGGTGGTAACTGGCACCCCGATACCTTTAAAAACCGCTTGCTGGTTCCAAGGCTCTCCTACACAATAGCCATAAATAGTTCCAGATTCCAACGTAGCAGGCATTTGAGGTGGTGGCGTTACCGATAACAACACCTCGGCGTCTATCTGTCCTTGAACATTTTCGGCAGTATACATTCCTGGGTGAATCCCAGCTGCGGCCAACCAATAACGTATTTCATAATTGTGCGTAGAAACCGGAAAAACCATTCCCATTTTAAAAGGTTTACCACTGTTCTTATATTCCGTAATAACCGGTTTTAAGGCATCTGCTTTAATAGGGTGAATAGGTTTTCCCGAAGCATCGGCAGGAACATTGGGTTTCATTTTTGACCAGACATCGTTAGAGACCGTGATTCCGTTTCCGTTCAGGTCCATTGAAAATGGCGTTACCAGCTGCGCCTGTCTTCCAAATCCGGCACCTGCCGCAATGGGCTGGCCGGCTAACATATGAGAACCATCCAATTGACCATCGATGACACGATCTAGTACGTTCTTCCAATTGGACTGTGCTTCCACAGAAACGAAGAGACCTTCATCCTCAAAAAATCCCTTTTCCTTGGCTATAGCCAAAGGAGCCATATCCGTTAATTTGATAAACCCGAACGTAAGCTGTGGTTTTTCAATATCAAGTTGTTTTGTTTTAGAGGCTACTTCTTCAATAGCAGACTCTGTAGTTGCTTTTTTGGCATCCTTACCCCCACAGGCTATAAAAAGAAATGCCATGGATACTAGTAACGATACCTTAGTTAAGATGGTTTTCATATTCAATAGATTTTTGGTTATACATATTATCAACAAATCAAAAATACGTACTTATACGTATTAATACGTATTTAACTCACTATAAAATGTGCTTTCATACGTATTTTTATGAGGATGAAGTAATCTGCTCATTAAAAATTGAGAATTGAGAAAAAAAGGAGAACGAAACTGAGGAATTCAGATTTTTTTAGGAAATACAGCCGTTCTTTTCTGTAAAGAACAAGCATTATATATATATTAAGGTAGTACTATAAGCTAGAATGCAATACGCGTTGCACTTCATCTTCAAAAAAGGAGGGGTGCTCCGCTACAACATTTCCAATCACAATTATTCCAGGCTTTGTAACATCGATACCATTACTTAATTCCTGTATGCCTTCTAAAGTAGCTACCGTACATTGTTCATTGCGCATAGTACCGTTCTGGATTACGGCAATAGGCGTCTGGGAACCTCTGTATCTACTCACCTCTTTAACAATTTCCATTAGTTTACGCACACCCATTAAAATGACCATTGTTGTAGAAGATTTGGCCGCTAACCTTAAATCCTCTGAGAAAGAACCGTCTCTTTTGGTCGCGGTCATTACCCAAAAACTACTGCTCACCCCTCTTCGTGTCATGGGAATACCTTGACCGGAAGGTACGGCCAGCGCACTAGAAATTCCAGGCACCACACTAACCGATATACCAAAAGACTCCACATATGCTATCTCTTCATGAGCTCTACCAAAGACAAAAGGGTCGCCCCCTTTTAGCCTTACTACATGTCCATATTTAAACGCATGCTCCACGATTAATATATTGATATCATCCTGTGTGAACGAATGCTGACTACAGCGTTTACCTACGTATATTTTAGGAACCGAAGGCGGGACTTCCGCCAATAATTCTTTACTTACGAGTGCGTCGTACAACACCACATCGGCCATTTGTAAAACACGTAAACCCCTTACTGTTATGAGGTCTTCACTTCCTGGGCCCGCTCCTACTAAACTTACTTTAGGCTCTATTTTGGTCATAATCCTATCGTATTATTTCGGTTATATTATCAATTTGACAACAAGAGTACGTATTTATTTTCAAATAAACACTTTAAAAATACGTATTAATACGTAATATTGTGTTTTAGTTTTAAATCGAAGCACATGAAAACTATTATAGTCGTTGGAAATGGAATGGTGGGTTATAAGTTCTGTGAGAAATTTGTAGCTCAAGCAGCTCATACCGAATATAAGCTCATCGTTTTTGGGGAAGAGCCCCGAGTTGCTTATGACCGTGTTCATTTAAGTGAATTCTTTGAAGACGGAGATGCAGAGCGTTTGAGCCTTGCACCAAGGAGTTGGTACGAAGAAAATGGCATTGAACTTTATACAAG
This genomic window from Maribacter sp. MJ134 contains:
- a CDS encoding CmpA/NrtA family ABC transporter substrate-binding protein, producing the protein MKTILTKVSLLVSMAFLFIACGGKDAKKATTESAIEEVASKTKQLDIEKPQLTFGFIKLTDMAPLAIAKEKGFFEDEGLFVSVEAQSNWKNVLDRVIDGQLDGSHMLAGQPIAAGAGFGRQAQLVTPFSMDLNGNGITVSNDVWSKMKPNVPADASGKPIHPIKADALKPVITEYKNSGKPFKMGMVFPVSTHNYEIRYWLAAAGIHPGMYTAENVQGQIDAEVLLSVTPPPQMPATLESGTIYGYCVGEPWNQQAVFKGIGVPVTTNYDIWKNNPEKVFVMTKKFVDDNPNTAIAVTKALIRAGKWLDEPSNRAEAVKILSMSQYVGAPEEVLANSMTGTFEFEKGDKREMPDFNVFYKYNATYPFYSDGIWFLTQMRRWGQIPEKKSADWYGETIKDIYRPDIWKKAADLLVAEGQIPATDIPETDGYKPVTSDFIDGTSYDAKDPIGYINSFSIGNKD
- the cobA gene encoding uroporphyrinogen-III C-methyltransferase, which codes for MTKIEPKVSLVGAGPGSEDLITVRGLRVLQMADVVLYDALVSKELLAEVPPSVPKIYVGKRCSQHSFTQDDINILIVEHAFKYGHVVRLKGGDPFVFGRAHEEIAYVESFGISVSVVPGISSALAVPSGQGIPMTRRGVSSSFWVMTATKRDGSFSEDLRLAAKSSTTMVILMGVRKLMEIVKEVSRYRGSQTPIAVIQNGTMRNEQCTVATLEGIQELSNGIDVTKPGIIVIGNVVAEHPSFFEDEVQRVLHSSL